A region of Deinococcus rubellus DNA encodes the following proteins:
- a CDS encoding cupin domain-containing protein yields MSTPAATLPQTVNLHEKFGLFSEHWQPKVVADLNGQQVKIARISGEFEWHAHEQEDELFMVIKGVLQLKFRDGERIVGEGELIVVPRGVEHLPVAQTEETWIMMFEPASTLNTGNVVSGRTVKELQHL; encoded by the coding sequence GTGAGCACGCCCGCCGCGACACTCCCCCAGACGGTCAATCTGCACGAGAAGTTTGGCCTGTTCAGTGAACACTGGCAGCCCAAAGTGGTGGCCGACCTCAACGGCCAGCAGGTCAAAATTGCCCGTATCAGCGGCGAGTTCGAGTGGCACGCCCACGAGCAGGAGGACGAACTGTTCATGGTGATCAAAGGCGTGCTGCAACTGAAATTCAGAGACGGCGAGCGAATCGTTGGCGAGGGCGAGCTGATCGTCGTACCGCGCGGCGTGGAGCATCTGCCCGTCGCCCAGACGGAAGAAACCTGGATCATGATGTTCGAACCCGCCAGCACACTGAACACCGGCAATGTCGTGAGTGGGCGCACCGTCAAGGAGTTGCAGCACCTATGA
- the purC gene encoding phosphoribosylaminoimidazolesuccinocarboxamide synthase: protein MTDTTRGELRYEGKAKRVYATPNPTEYLVEYKDEATAFNAQKRGSWVGKGATNNAITAALYPKLEGVGIPTHFIAKLSDTEQLVKAVTIVPVEVIVRNVAAGSFAKKLGLEEGTPLARPVVEYCYKSDALGDPLINTDTAVALEWATEGDMARIRELALQVNGFLTPFFGQRGIRLIDFKLEFGKLPSGQLVLADEISPDTCRFWDAETGEKMDKDRFRHDLGGVEEAYGEMLRRVEQA from the coding sequence ATGACCGACACGACCAGAGGTGAACTCCGCTACGAGGGCAAGGCCAAGCGGGTCTACGCCACCCCGAACCCCACCGAGTACCTGGTGGAATACAAGGACGAAGCCACCGCCTTCAACGCCCAGAAACGCGGAAGCTGGGTGGGCAAGGGGGCCACCAACAACGCCATCACCGCTGCGCTGTATCCGAAACTGGAGGGCGTGGGTATTCCCACCCACTTCATCGCCAAACTCTCCGACACCGAGCAGCTCGTCAAGGCTGTGACGATCGTACCTGTGGAAGTGATCGTGCGCAACGTGGCGGCAGGCAGCTTCGCCAAGAAACTGGGCCTGGAGGAAGGCACGCCGCTCGCCCGCCCGGTCGTGGAGTACTGCTACAAATCCGACGCGCTGGGCGACCCGCTCATCAACACCGATACCGCTGTGGCGCTGGAGTGGGCCACCGAGGGCGATATGGCCCGCATTCGTGAACTGGCACTGCAAGTGAACGGCTTTTTGACGCCATTTTTTGGGCAGCGCGGCATCCGTCTCATTGATTTCAAATTGGAATTCGGCAAATTGCCCAGCGGTCAACTTGTGCTGGCCGACGAGATCAGCCCTGATACCTGCCGCTTCTGGGACGCCGAGACCGGCGAGAAGATGGACAAGGACCGCTTCCGGCACGATCTGGGCGGGGTCGAGGAAGCTTACGGGGAGATGCTGAGGCGGGTGGAGCAGGCCTGA
- a CDS encoding DinB family protein, giving the protein MTALQTFLADQYEIELTAFRAALESVPTEAFSIARLGHSSAWHALHIADWLRLTVLQDRTPTYNYLGWEDQAWAQNLSGVPPTEENADQNAVLAQLDSVGAEAVAYLRSASDADMDGMAFSPSAPSGERPRLAALGMHLRHIAYHRGQVQLGKKA; this is encoded by the coding sequence ATGACTGCCCTCCAGACTTTTCTGGCCGATCAGTACGAAATAGAACTCACCGCTTTTCGCGCCGCGCTGGAAAGCGTCCCCACCGAAGCGTTCAGTATCGCCCGCCTGGGCCACAGCTCCGCCTGGCACGCCCTGCACATTGCCGACTGGCTGCGGCTGACCGTGCTGCAAGACAGAACGCCCACTTACAACTATTTAGGCTGGGAAGATCAGGCCTGGGCGCAGAATCTCAGCGGCGTTCCACCCACCGAGGAAAATGCCGACCAGAACGCAGTTCTGGCTCAGCTGGACAGCGTGGGCGCTGAAGCAGTGGCCTATTTGCGCTCGGCCAGCGACGCCGATATGGACGGCATGGCCTTTTCGCCCAGCGCCCCAAGCGGCGAGCGCCCCCGCCTCGCTGCCCTGGGTATGCACCTGCGGCACATCGCTTATCACCGGGGGCAGGTGCAGTTGGGAAAGAAGGCTTGA
- a CDS encoding YbaN family protein — protein MVRRVGAEVRPPDPARTPGPQSRRAHLTRPLWLGLGFLFTGIGLLGTVLPLLPGTGFLVLAAWCFSRSSPRFEAWLLGLPVVGELLSDYRAGKGMPLRAKMVACLSIALAVGLSLNRIPVLIGQVVWVLLGMFGIWYIVRRVPLRR, from the coding sequence ATGGTGCGCCGGGTCGGCGCTGAGGTGAGGCCGCCCGATCCGGCGCGCACACCCGGTCCCCAGTCCAGACGCGCTCATCTGACCCGGCCCCTGTGGCTGGGCCTGGGCTTTTTGTTCACCGGCATCGGCCTGCTCGGCACGGTGCTGCCGCTGCTGCCCGGCACCGGGTTTCTGGTGCTGGCGGCCTGGTGCTTTTCGCGCAGCAGTCCCCGCTTCGAGGCGTGGCTGCTCGGCCTGCCGGTGGTGGGCGAACTGCTCAGCGATTACCGCGCCGGAAAGGGGATGCCGCTGCGGGCCAAGATGGTCGCCTGCCTGAGCATCGCCCTGGCGGTGGGCCTGAGCCTGAACCGCATTCCGGTGCTGATCGGTCAGGTGGTCTGGGTGCTGCTGGGCATGTTCGGCATCTGGTACATCGTTCGGCGGGTGCCGCTGCGGCGCTGA
- the purS gene encoding phosphoribosylformylglycinamidine synthase subunit PurS: MPNYQARVFVTLKPSILDPQGRTVERSLSHLGQPVSGVRVGKYIELQLEGEHTEVESRLKDIAENVLSNPVMENVRWELEERTLEPA; this comes from the coding sequence ATGCCCAACTATCAGGCCAGAGTCTTCGTTACCCTCAAGCCCAGCATCCTCGATCCGCAGGGGCGCACCGTCGAGCGCTCGCTGTCACACCTGGGCCAGCCGGTGAGCGGCGTGCGGGTGGGCAAATACATCGAGCTGCAACTGGAAGGCGAGCATACTGAAGTGGAAAGCCGTCTGAAGGATATCGCCGAGAACGTGCTGAGCAATCCGGTGATGGAAAATGTGCGCTGGGAGCTGGAAGAGCGAACATTGGAGCCAGCGTGA
- the purQ gene encoding phosphoribosylformylglycinamidine synthase subunit PurQ codes for MNVAVIQFPGSNCDADALHAAQMNLDPSAHFVWHTEDGLPAGTDLVILPGGFSYGDHLRSGAVAARSPIMGAIKAHAERGGYVLGICNGFQVLTEAGLLPGALGRNREVHFLCKPVHLRVENNQTAFTSAYAPDQTLEIPIAHGEGNYYADTATIARLEDEGRIVFRYLDNPNGSINDIAGIVSERGNVLGMMPHPERAMEALLGSEDGQKLFQSLKAVLVK; via the coding sequence ATGAACGTCGCCGTGATTCAGTTTCCCGGCTCCAACTGCGACGCCGACGCGCTGCACGCCGCCCAGATGAATCTCGACCCTTCTGCCCACTTCGTGTGGCACACCGAAGACGGCCTCCCCGCTGGCACCGATCTGGTGATTTTACCCGGCGGCTTTTCCTACGGCGACCATCTCCGCAGCGGCGCAGTGGCGGCCCGCAGCCCGATCATGGGGGCCATCAAGGCGCACGCCGAACGCGGCGGTTATGTGCTGGGTATCTGCAACGGCTTTCAGGTGCTGACCGAGGCAGGACTGCTACCGGGCGCACTGGGCCGCAACCGCGAGGTGCATTTTCTGTGCAAGCCGGTGCATCTGCGGGTGGAGAACAACCAGACCGCGTTCACCTCCGCGTATGCGCCAGACCAGACCCTTGAAATCCCCATCGCGCACGGCGAGGGCAATTATTACGCCGACACCGCGACGATTGCGCGGCTGGAGGACGAGGGCCGGATCGTCTTCCGGTATCTGGACAACCCCAACGGCAGCATCAACGACATCGCCGGAATCGTCAGCGAGCGCGGCAACGTGCTGGGGATGATGCCGCACCCTGAGCGGGCAATGGAAGCCTTGCTGGGCAGCGAGGACGGTCAGAAGCTGTTTCAGAGCCTCAAAGCGGTACTGGTAAAATGA
- a CDS encoding nucleotidyltransferase family protein: MTEAEFRATVLSNPVNAAIIERMPQLGEAQLYLVAGCLFQGVWNVRSGRPAGQGIRDYDLFYWDADTSYEAEDAVIRRAETLFADLGVLIEVRNQARVHLWFGEKYGLPRPAIGSSQESIAQFLVECTCLGISASGEVYAPHGFGDLASGILRPNPLNLTPALYAAKVADYRARWPWLRLAE, translated from the coding sequence ATGACCGAGGCGGAATTCAGGGCCACCGTGCTGAGCAATCCGGTCAACGCGGCGATCATCGAGCGGATGCCCCAGCTCGGCGAAGCGCAGCTGTATCTGGTGGCAGGCTGCCTGTTTCAGGGCGTCTGGAACGTGCGCTCGGGCCGTCCGGCGGGCCAGGGTATCCGCGATTACGACCTCTTCTACTGGGACGCCGACACCAGTTACGAGGCCGAGGACGCCGTGATCCGCCGCGCCGAGACGCTGTTCGCCGACCTCGGTGTGCTGATCGAGGTCCGCAACCAGGCCCGCGTGCATCTGTGGTTCGGCGAGAAGTACGGCCTGCCCCGCCCTGCCATCGGCAGTTCGCAGGAGAGCATCGCGCAGTTTCTGGTGGAGTGTACCTGCCTGGGCATCTCGGCCAGCGGCGAGGTCTATGCCCCACACGGGTTCGGTGACCTCGCCAGCGGCATTCTGCGGCCCAACCCCCTCAACCTCACGCCCGCCCTCTACGCGGCGAAGGTGGCCGACTACCGGGCGCGCTGGCCCTGGCTGCGGCTGGCCGAGTAA
- a CDS encoding metallophosphoesterase has translation MTEVVVVPDLHGRLDLLLAALRQFPGAHFLSLGDAIDRGPRSLATVDKLLELHDQGRATLLMGNHERMAQEGLKWYQRYSGTHDMDDYRRAMEGYQWWMQAGGDTVRKEIPHYAAERGGPSSLTLEQFPANLARYLDLLVRVVYVTADGVIHLEVPPEPSVLVAHASPPVSHPQYRNPETAALWLRPFEGPFPLPPGVAYSVHGHTPVRGPTRLGRHIYLDLGAYETGRLALLPVSVHQLSTVTVLCGRGEPLRASRYPAMGEALPAQMVTLDGAPGRR, from the coding sequence ATGACCGAAGTGGTGGTCGTGCCCGATCTGCACGGGCGGCTCGATCTGCTGCTGGCGGCCCTGCGCCAGTTTCCTGGGGCGCACTTTCTGTCGCTGGGCGACGCCATTGACCGTGGCCCGCGCAGTCTCGCCACCGTGGACAAGCTGCTGGAACTGCACGATCAGGGCCGCGCCACCTTACTCATGGGCAACCACGAGCGCATGGCGCAGGAGGGCCTCAAGTGGTATCAGCGCTACAGCGGCACGCACGACATGGACGATTACCGGAGGGCGATGGAGGGCTACCAGTGGTGGATGCAGGCGGGGGGTGACACGGTCCGTAAGGAGATCCCCCACTACGCCGCCGAACGTGGTGGCCCCAGCAGCCTGACCCTGGAGCAGTTTCCAGCGAATCTGGCCCGCTACCTCGATCTGCTCGTTCGGGTGGTGTATGTCACCGCCGACGGGGTCATTCACTTGGAGGTGCCACCGGAGCCGAGCGTGCTGGTGGCCCATGCCAGCCCCCCGGTGAGCCATCCGCAGTACCGCAATCCCGAAACGGCGGCGCTGTGGCTGCGGCCCTTTGAAGGCCCCTTTCCGCTCCCGCCGGGTGTGGCCTACAGCGTTCACGGCCATACCCCGGTGCGCGGCCCGACCCGGCTGGGCCGTCACATCTACCTCGATTTGGGGGCCTATGAGACTGGACGGCTGGCGCTGCTGCCGGTCAGTGTCCATCAGCTGAGTACGGTGACGGTGCTGTGCGGGCGCGGCGAGCCGCTGCGGGCCAGCCGTTACCCGGCGATGGGCGAGGCGCTTCCCGCCCAGATGGTGACGCTGGATGGTGCGCCGGGTCGGCGCTGA